One region of Armigeres subalbatus isolate Guangzhou_Male chromosome 3, GZ_Asu_2, whole genome shotgun sequence genomic DNA includes:
- the LOC134226597 gene encoding uncharacterized protein LOC134226597 encodes MDLKKKKTPAKKMPSSVGLLRKQVSELKSEWMRLEGDRIQLAVRYTDLMSQWSSISCTYVGAIRERDETIEKLLKSSGLPSPSPGILKNEKELRDMVFETAEKEIQTELW; translated from the exons ATGGACTTGAAAAAG aaaaaaacgCCCGCGAAGAAGATGCCGTCCTCAGTTGGTTTACTTCGCAAGCAGGTAAGTGAACTGAAATCGGAATGGATGCGTCTGGAGGGCGACCGCATACAGTTGGCCGTGCGCTACACGGATTTGATGAGCCAGTGGAGTTCCATTTCCTGCACGTACGTGGGTGCCATACGCGAACGAGACGAAACAATCGAAAAACTGCTCAAGAGTTCTGGTCTCCCGTCGCCATCCCCCGGCATACTAAAGAACGAGAAGGAGCTTCGTGATATGGTTTTCGAGACGGCCGAGAAGGAGATACAGACAGAACTATGGTGA
- the LOC134226599 gene encoding rab proteins geranylgeranyltransferase component A, with the protein MDEDLPTEFDLIVVGTGLTESIVAAAASRIGKTVLHLDINEFYGGCWSSFNLESLRNYAEECRKEEGTDGTVNEGAVHDSLALKKEGMIHRVSEEWYNFEELGDVDDWNKEKIMQQFRRFNVDLTPKLLYSRGAMVELLISSNICRYAEFRAVDRVATIWNGRIMTVPCSRSDVFTSRDVNVVEKRLLMKFLQSCASWETAGGEHEGEEVEGKTFLEYLKNQKLTPNLIHYLLYTIAMGNDQTSCRAGLEGVKKFLLSLGRYGNSPFLFPMYGCGEIPQCFCRLCAVFGGVYCLSRPIGGINFAKNVDGRCFQSLKCGSQTIEAKSLVIGQGYVTKEIFQDGEQIEQRQKRCGHMARAVFLINVPLGGASQNTGGGGVALMKLPPVQGHEDGATIIQLAHFSGTCPKEIYLIHVTAKSVSGDPKVDLEPYVSQILSKNYTKPESPEGEEFPENTVSTILYELYFNIPSCTACQQSLGSLPKGVHLACGPLYELDYDESISRARTIFKDIYPEEEFLPRAPDPEEIIIGDEEQTDQAQEVVASAEESDQLDSARECQENDCSPETSPVSVSTGQEAKEEAIDNAEECLEQK; encoded by the exons ATGGACGAAGATCTTCCAACCGAATTCGATTTGATTGTGGTGGGGACAG GTCTGACCGAATCGATTGTAGCTGCGGCTGCCAGCCGCATTGGTAAAACAGTTCTGCATTTGGACATCAACGAGTTCTACGGTGGCTGTTGGTCTTCTTTCAATTTGGAAAGCTTACGAAATTATGCGGAGGAATGTCGCAAGGAGGAAGGAACGGACGGAACAGTGAATGAGGGCGCGGTACATGATTCGCTGGCCCTGAAGAAGGAGGGTATGATACATAGAGTCAGCGAAGAGTGGTACAATTTCGAGGAACTTGGCGATGTGGACGAttggaataaggaaaaaatcaTGCAGCAGTTCCGTCGATTCAATGTGGACTTGACTCCGAAATTGCTTTACTCGCGCGGAGCCATGGTCGAGCTCTTGATATCGTCAAATATCTGCCGATACGCGGAGTTTCGTGCAGTGGACCGAGTGGCTACAATATGGAATGGACGGATTATGACGGTTCCTTGTTCGAGGTCGGATGTTTTCACCAGCAGGGATGTGAATGTTGTGGAGAAGCGACTGCTTATGAAGTTCCTGCAGAGTTGTGCCAGTTGGGAGACCGCAGGAGGCGAACACGAGGGTGAAGAGGTAGAAGGCAAAACCTTTCTGGAGTACTTGAAGAATCAAAAATTGACGCCCAATTTGATTCATTATCTGCTGTACACGATTGCCATGGGAAATGATCAGACTAGTTGCAGAGCAGGTTTGGAAGGGGTGAAGAAGTTTCTGTTGAGCCTAGGTCGATATGGAAACAGCCCATTCCTGTTTCCCATGTACGGATGCGGTGAAATTCCCCAGTGCTTCTGCCGGCTATGCGCAGTCTTCGGAGGCGTTTATTGTCTGAGTAGACCCATAGGCGGGATCAACTTTGCAAAGAATGTAGATGGCCGATGCTTCCAGTCGTTGAAATGCGGCAGCCAAACAATAGAGGCAAAATCGTTGGTAATTGGTCAGGGGTACGTGACGAAGGAGATTTTCCAAGATGGGGAGCAGATCGAGCAAAGACAGAAGCGTTGTGGACATATGGCCCGTGCCGTATTCCTGATAAATGTCCCTCTGGGCGGTGCATCGCAGAATACTGGAGGTGGTGGGGTGGCGCTCATGAAATTACCGCCAGTGCAGGGGCATGAGGATGGAGCTACCATAATTCAGTTGGCTCATTTTAGTGGCACCTGTCCAAAGGAAATTT aTCTTATTCACGTAACGGCAAAATCTGTCAGTGGGGATCCCAAAGTTGACTTAGAGCCTTACGTGTCGCAGATTCTCAGCAAAAATTACACCAAACCAGAATCGCCTGAAGGAGAAGAGTTTCCGGAGAACACTGTATCCACCATTCTCTACGAATTGTACTTCAACATTCCAAGTTGCACCGCATGTCAACAGTCTCTGGGGTCCCTGCCCAAGGGAGTTCATTTGGCGTGCGGTCCTTTGTACGAGCTAGACTATGATGAAAGCATATCACGGGCGCGAACTATATTCAAGGACATCTATCCGGAAGAAGAGTTCCTCCCGAGAGCTCCCGATCCGGAGGAAATCATCATCGGTGACGAGGAGCAAACGGATCAAGCTCAGGAGGTTGTTGCCAGTGCTGAGGAAAGCGACCAACTAGATAGCGCTCGGGAATGCCAGGAGAACGACTGCTCGCCGGAAACGAGTCCAGTTTCGGTCAGTACGGGGCAGGAGGCGAAAGAGGAAGCGATCGACAATGCCGAGGAATGTTTGGAACAAAAATAA
- the LOC134226598 gene encoding valine--tRNA ligase → MSDPVENGSTVVESGEAPVKTEKQLKKEAEKAAKLAKLQEKMNKKQQQAEQAAAKPKAEKKAKETTKEAIVYKGNTKEGEKKDLSGPFPEAYSPQYVEAAWYSWWEKEGFFKPEYARKESNPKGQFVMVIPPPNVTGSLHLGHALTNAIEDCITRWHRMKGRTALWVPGCDHAGIATQVVVEKKLWREQKQTRHDLGREKFIEKIWQWRNEKGDRIYHQLKKLGSSYDWTRACFTMDPKLCKAVTEAFVRLHERGMIYRSNRLGNWSCALRSAISDIEVDKVEIPGRTLLVIPGYTEKVEFGVLVSFAYKVDGSDEEIVVATTRVETMLGDTAVAVHPKDERYKHLHGKFVVHPFCDRKLPIVCDDFVEMGFGTGAVKITPAHDPNDYEVGKRHNLPFITIFTDDGFITGEYGEFTGMKRFDARKAVLAALQTKGLYKETVDNPMVVPICSRSKDVVEPLIKPQWYVKCDEMAKNATEAVRSGELKITPEVHKKTWYHWMDEIRDWCVSRQLWWGHRIPAYHASFKDASQKPADVDAESLWFVGRTEEEALEKAAKELKVPKEALALKQDEDVLDTWFSSGLFPFSVFGWPDNTDDLKLFYPTSLLETGHDILFFWVARMVFFGQTLLGKLPFREVFLHPMVRDAHGRKMSKSLGNVIDPMDVITGITLEGLHLQLLDSNLDPREVEKAKAGQKQDYPNGIPECGTDAMRFALCAYNTQGRDINLDIMRVQGYRFFCNKLWNATKFALMYFTGEERYDALQELTGSESNIDRWILSRLANCIDVSNKGFEKYEFAQTTSACYDFWLYDLCDVYLECLKPVFQTGSEEVKANARKTLYTCLNLGLKLLSPFMPFITEELYQRLPRADVEQVASICVASYPEVESCVWLNEQLEKDFEFVQRVAKVIRSARSDYNLPNKTKTEAFVMCSDDATKATLEQFSGDLTTMSYSEIKLISASPPAGCAILTVSGACVVHLLLKGLIEPEKEVEKLNKKKDNLSFTVDKLEQAMATADYETKVPEEVRKNNLEKLDQSKIEIERIIAAIETLKLM, encoded by the exons ATGTCCGATCCAGTGGAAAATGGTTCTACGGTTGTTGAGTCCGGAGAAGCTCCGGTCAAGACGGAAAAGCAGCTCAAAAAGGAAGCAGAAAAGGCTGCCAAGCTGGCTAAGTTGCAGGAAAAGATGAACAAGAAACAACAACAAGCGGAACAGGCCGCTGCTAAGCCCAAGGCCGAG aaaaaagcaAAGGAGACGACGAAAGAGGCCATCGTGTACAAAGGAAACACCAAGGAAGGCGAGAAGAAAGATTTGTCGGGTCCCTTCCCGGAAGCCTATAGTCCGCAGTACGTCGAAGCTGCCTGGTACAGCTGGTGGGAAAAGGAAGGTTTCTTCAAGCCTGAATATGCA CGCAAGGAGAGCAACCCCAAGGGTCAGTTTGTTATGGTTATTCCGCCGCCCAATGTGACTGGTTCGCTACATTTGGGTCACGCGCTGACCAACGCCATCGAGGATTGCATCACTCGTTGGCACCGGATGAAGGGACGCACTGCATTGTGGGTGCCGGGCTGCGATCACGCCGGTATCGCCACCCAGGTCGTGGTGGAGAAGAAACTGTGGCGTGAGCAAAAACAAACACGCCACGATTTGGGACGCGAGAAGTTTATCGAAAAGATTTGGCAATGGCGAAATGAGAAGGGCGATCGCATCTATCATCAGTTGAAGAAGCTGGGTTCGTCGTACGATTGGACCAGGGCCTGCTTCACGATGGATCCCAAGCTGTGCAAGGCCGTCACTGAGGCGTTTGTTCGGCTTCATGAGCGAGGAATGATCTACAGGAGCAACAGGTTGGGCAACTGGTCTTGCGCGTTGCGATCGGCCATTTCTGATATTGAAGTTGATAAGGTTGAAATCCCCGGCCGGACATTGTTGGTCATTCCGGGATATACCGAGAAAGTTGAATTCGGAGTACTGGTGTCGTTTGCCTACAAAGTGGACGGTAGTGACGAAGAGATCGTCGTGGCGACCACTCGAGTGGAGACGATGCTGGGAGATACGGCCGTTGCCGTTCATCCAAAAGACGAACGTTACAAGCATCTGCATGGAAAGTTTGTTGTGCATCCGTTTTGCGATAGAAAATTGCCGATTGTGTGTGACGATTTCGTTGAAATGGGATTCGGAACAGGCGCCGTGAAAATTACCCCGGCGCACGATCCGAATGATTATGAAGTTGGTAAACGACACAATTTGCCGTTTATTACTATTTTCACGGACGATGGCTTCATCACCGGAGAGTATGGAGAGTTCACTGGAATGAAAAGATTCGATGCGAGAAAGGCTGTTTTGGCCGCTCTCCAGACTAAAGGTCTCTACAAGGAAACTGTCGATAATCCGATGGTCGTCCCGATTTGTTCTCGTTCAAAGGATGTCGTGGAACCGCTGATCAAACCCCAGTGGTACGTCAAGTGTGACGAAATGGCTAAGAACGCAACGGAAGCTGTACGATCTGGAGAGCTGAAGATCACTCCAGAAGTGCATAAGAAGACTTGGTACCACTGGATGGATGAAATCCGTGATTGGTGTGTTTCGCGGCAGCTTTGGTGGGGCCACAGAATCCCGGCCTATCATGCTTCGTTCAAAGATGCTAGCCAGAAGCCGGCTGATGTGGATGCGGAATCATTGTGGTTCGTTGGTCGAACCGAGGAAGAAGCCTTAGAAAAAGCAGCAAAGGAGCTAAAAGTGCCCAAGGAGGCACTCGCTTTGAAGCAGGACGAAGACGTTTTGGACACTTGGTTTAGCTCTGGCCTGTTCCCATTCTCCGTTTTTGGCTGGCCAGACAACACTGATGATCTGAAGCTGTTTTACCCTACCTCGCTGCTGGAGACGGGGCACGATATTTTGTTCTTCTGGGTCGCACGCATGGTGTTCTTTGGCCAGACTCTGCTCGGAAAGCTTCCATTCCGCGAGGTATTCCTGCATCCTATGGTTCGAGATGCCCACGGCCGTAAAATGTCCAAATCGCTAGGAAATGTGATTGATCCGATGGATGTGATTACGGGAATAACATTGGAAGGGCTGCATCTCCAGTTATTGGATTCTAATCTGGATCCAAGGGAGGTTGAGAAGGCCAAGGCTggtcaaaagcaggactatcCGAATGGCATTCCGGAGTGTGGAACCGACGCTATGCGCTTTGCCCTTTGCGCCTACAACACCCAGGGTCGGGACATCAATTTAGACATCATGCGTGTCCAGGGTTATCGGTTCTTCTGCAATAAGTTGTGGAATGCGACCAAATTCGCTTTGATGTATTTCACCGGGGAGGAGCGCTATGATGCTTTGCAGGAATTG ACCGGTTCCGAGAGCAACATTGACCGGTGGATTTTGTCCCGTTTGGCCAATTGTATCGACGTTTCCAACAAAGGCTTTGAGAAGTATGAATTCGCCCAAACAACCAGTGCATGTTACGATTTTTGGTTGTACGATCTGTGCGACGTCTATTTGGAATGCTTGAAGCCGGTGTTTCAAACTGGTTCCGAAGAAGTGAAGGCTAATGCCCGAAAGACGCTCTATACCTGCTTGAATCTCGGTCTGAAACTGCTGTCGCCGTTTATGCCGTTCATTACCGAGGAACTGTACCAGCGTCTGCCGCGTGCCGATGTGGAACAGGTGGCAAGTATTTGCGTGGCTTCGTATCCAGAGGTGGAAAGCTGCGTATGGCTCAACGAGCAACTTGAGAAGGACTTTGAATTCGTGCAGCGTGTGGCCAAGGTTATCCGATCTGCTCGAAGTGACTACAACTTACCGAACAAGACGAAGACCGAAGCGTTCGTGATGTGCAGCGACGATGCTACAAAGGCGACTTTGGAGCAATTCTCTGGAGATTTAACAACTATGTCCTATTCTGAGATCAAACTTATCAGCGCTTCGCCCCCAGCTGGCTGCGCTATTTTGACTGTGTCCGGTGCGTGCGTTGTTCATTTGCTGTTGAAGGGTCTTATCGAGCCTGAGAAGGAAGTGGAAAAACTTAACAAGAAGAAAGACAACTTGAGCTTCACCGTTGACAAATTGGAACAGGCCATGGCAACCGCCGATTATGAAACCAAGGTCCCAGAGGAGGTGCGGAAGAACAACCTGGAAAAACTGGACCAGTCCAAAATCGAAATCGAACGTATCATTGCAGCAATAGAGACCTTGAAGTTGATGTAA
- the LOC134226596 gene encoding daf-12-interacting protein 1, which yields MMDDEYDIYGDLDGFEVQTQKENKVVKELNAEIEELKAKIVAKESEKEAISKKNEILLENISSLLLTAKTEIKRKDTLIADIRRQKDDNAFRRGSRSVRRHDKSTQTASIRMLDQEAQTESIGTMTDVKASKERPRDRDRRHSRSRSRENRRKRESSRYREISKRNDTRDRFYEMKNRGKIDPIKNRRDNRALSQKNRERERERDRRARHREERSPKMSPVKFPSMLRKPRKEVSNADSISEAKLAGTFIPMNERELDHFVKEMSRCGNRSPDRSTLNAVSNSDMWDVPLVKQSPKKIKQESKPNQEDHIIQSDEIGTTAVGASLSPAKVEDVEQKMRALHGDSTPAPPQATPECIQTSIELLEGLDKSSGAVDALQPAALLIPPEEPLIFEKVPELPSEDDQRLNDSRELRIVESEDAAADLDDDCNSVETVIEMKQQEDYQDLEDGELVSSDESQPCGNTSKRSQLAVPEQVQQKLITPKKETSEKIKKRRNSEAKILLTKLPVSVVHNHSRSGHNRKESDRRQTSNPEAKDKSKYDCLQEKFTKTSTPSRRRSLRSDAVEKKITKSRLSEPIQQREKTIDESTHVKSKKQAMKDLFGSDDESSLLEPPPECVPRKRRDSRNETSVDRKNSDDAKSVLESLPVTVKGKRRHSKNAVESADSKKLKTDSEEKTADKERAFQNIGSSKHIKNVVCDKVDAYTKDAVIDSKPIEPTLQQPPQETETLTNFAQTEQLINETKTCAGKYAEPENEVALVSPLELILPEMIPEGMKSQGNSSHIEQSSIEASVSSFETEIKSPSESITKNEKTECQLTRDTSLDESHLQIQSNVQSNEDQTHTNLVQAKPESDKSEVSSEGSATPIENEKVPETVHQADHEACGQTQLLIAPNPDPPETALLPVPETPPITPADPPESQQNVSSKVVIVFSNKYSEFRIEDNSELETTIYVTRKKKKGKAKSGNVSLNVSG from the exons ATGATGGATGACGAATACGATATTTACGGGGATTTGGACGGATTTGAGGTGCAAACACAGAAG GAAAACAAAGTAGTAAAAGAACTTAACGCGGAAATCGAAGAGTTAAAAGCGAAAATCGTTGCTAAAGAATCGGAAAAGGAAGCGATATCGAAGAAGAATGAAATTTTGCTGGAAAACATTTCATCGCTATTGCTTACAGCCAAAACGGAAATCAAGCGCAAAGATACTCTGATCGCTGACATCAGACGGCAGAAGGATGACAATGCGTTCCGAAGAGGTTCGCGGTCTGTCCGTCGGCATGACAAATCGACCCAAACCGCGTCAATCCGCATGTTAGATCAGGAGGCGCAGACAGAAAGTATTGGGACGATGACGGATGTGAAAGCGAGTAAAGAACGTCCACGTGATAGGGACAGAAGACATTCACGTAGTCGCTCAAGAGAAAATCGTCGGAAGCGCGAAAGTTCTCGGTACAGAGAAATAAGCAAGCGGAACGATACACGGGACAGGTTTTACGAGATGAAGAACCGAGGAAAGATTGATCCTATCAAGAACCGCCGCGATAACAGGGCATTATCGCAGAAAAATCGTGAAAGAGAGCGGGAGAGAGATCGGAGGGCAAGGCATCGCGAGGAACGATCACCGAAAATGTCTCCGGTGAAATTTCCCAGTATGTTGCGAAAACCCAGGAAAGAGGTTAGCAATGCAGATTCGATTTCAGAAGCGAAACTGGCAGGCACATTCATTCCGATGAACGAAAGAGAGCTGGATCATTTCGTTAAGGAGATGTCTCGCTGTGGTAATCGTTCTCCAGACAGAAGTACGCTCAATGCAGTCAGTAACTCTGACATGTGGGATGTTCCGTTGGTAAAGCAGTCGCCAAAGAAAATAAAACAGGAGAGCAAACCGAATCAGGAGGACCATATCATTCAATCCGATGAGATTGGAACGACTGCGGTCGGGGCGAGTTTATCTCCCGCGAAGGTGGAGGATGTGGAGCAAAAAATGCGCGCACTACACGGCGATTCGACGCCAGCGCCTCCTCAAGCAACGCCAGAATGCATTCAAACGTCGATCGAGTTATTGGAAGGATTGGATAAGAGTTCTGGTGCAGTGGATGCCTTGCAGCCGGCAGCTCTGCTGATTCCCCCTGAGGAACCGCTGATCTTCGAAAAGGTCCCGGAGCTACCCTCCGAAGACGACCAGCGGCTAAACGATAGCCGTGAATTGCGTATCGTTGAATCGGAAGATGCGGCAGCGGATCTGGACGATGACTGCAATTCGGTAGAGACTGTAATTGAGATGAAGCAGCAAGAGGATTACCAAGATCTCGAGGATGGCGAGCTTGTATCATCCGATGAATCACAGCCATGCGGCAATACTTCAAAGAG ATCACAACTGGCTGTTCCAGAACAAGTGCAACAAAAGTTGATAACCCCAAAAAAAGAAACCTCCGAAAAGATTAAAAAACGCCGTAATAGTGAAGCAAAAATATTACTGACTAAGCTACCGGtgtctgttgttcataaccatTCGCGAAGCGGCCACAATCGGAAGGAGTCGGACAGACGGCAAACCTCAAACCCGGAAGCCAAAGACAAATCAAAATATGATTGTCTGCAGGAAAAGTTTACCAAAACATCTACGCCCAGTCGGCGCAGATCGCTGAGATCCGATGCCGTCGAGAAGAAAATAACAAAGTCGAGATTATCGGAGCCGATTCAGCAGAGGGAAAAAACAATAGATGAGAGTACGCACGTTAAATCAAAAAAGCAGGCAATGAAAGATCTTTTTGGATCGGACGATGAGAGCTCATTGTTAGAACCACCTCCAGAGTGTGTCCCAAGAAAGCGGCGAGATTCTAGAAACGAAACTTCTGTGGATCGCAAGAACTCGGACGATGCTAAATCGGTGTTGGAATCGCTACCAGTAACAGTTAAAGGAAAGCGGCGCCATTCTAAAAACGCAGTTGAGTCGGCGGATAGCAAGAAACTGAAAACAGACTCTGAAGAAAAGACAGCTGACAAGGAGAGAGCTTTCCAAAACATTGGCAGTTCTAAACATATCAAAAACGTGGTCTGTGACAAAGTTGATGCATATACGAAGGATGCAGTAATTGATTCCAAACCGATAGAACCCACATTACAACAACCGCCTCAAGAGACTGAGACTCTCACAAATTTTGCACAAACGGAACAATTGATTAATGAAACAAAAACATGCGCAGGAAAGTATGCTGAACCGGAAAATGAGGTTGCTTTGGTATCGCCACTCGAATTGATTCTTCCTGAAATGATACCTGAGGGTATGAAATCACAAGGAAACAGCTCGCACATTGAACAATCTTCTATTGAGGCCTCTGTGTCATCCTTCGAGACTGAGATTAAATCACCATCGGAAAGCATAACTaaaaatgagaaaacagaatGTCAATTGACACGAGATACTTCTTTGGATGAATCGCACCTGCAGATCCAATCCAACGTGCAGTCTAACGAAGATCAAACCCACACGAATTTGGTCCAGGCAAAGCCAGAATCTGACAAATCAGAAGTTTCATCGGAGGGCTCCGCTACACCTATTGAAAACGAGAAGGTCCCTGAGACAGTCCACCAAGCGGACCATGAAGCTTGTGGACAAACCCAACTTTTGATTGCTCCTAATCCAGATCCTCCAGAAACAGCACTTCTACCAGTCCCAGAAACTCCACCGATCACACCGGCGGACCCACCTGAGTCCCAACAAAATGTATCATCGAAGGTTGTGATCGTTTTTTCCAACAAGTACAGCGAATTCCGAATAGAGGACAACAGCGAGTTGGAGACCACCATCTACGTAACTCGcaaaaagaagaagggaaaagcAAAGTCTGGTAACGTGAGTTTGAACGTCAGTGGTtga